In Lolium perenne isolate Kyuss_39 chromosome 5, Kyuss_2.0, whole genome shotgun sequence, the sequence gtGCATTAGATTGCATATAGTGTtgcgcctatggctatattttacATATATTTTGGGCTGATTCACTGATATTGTGTGCTATATGTTGCAACACTTCCCTAGTACCACATCATCCATTATTTCTGTTAATTTTCAGTAATGGATGCCCCAGGACACACTTCATATTGGTACTGCCTAGGCTAGCACGTTACTAATTATTTGCTCTTTTCGTATCAGCCGACATCCATGTGCAGTTCCAGCTAAGGGCTGTCACAAAATTTGTTTGGTGTCCTCTGCTGTCATCTTTACAAGCAAGCAAATTTAGTGTAAATGGTTGGTCGTCAGGAAATTGCCATGTTTAGCTGGTCAAGGGACAGCTAGTGAGGGTGTCAGGATATTGAAGATGTGTGCCTGCCAATTTGAGCAGCTAGCAGCCTTTGAGCTGCTGCAATTATTGAACGTAGAAATTTAAATTTAAGTGCAACTTATGATCCTGTCGTCGTTTTATTTTTCTGGGACAGGTTGATCTTCTAATCCTCTCGTCTTTCGGCGTTCTGATGATCTTGTGCAGACTCTGGTTGGCAGTGAGATTCTAGGGGCCCAAACAAGTTGGAActaattacaaatgcattgaaccaAGCAAACCCTGTTTGATATATATGAACTTTTATGCATCTAGTATTCCTTCTTGTTTAGGATTCCCTGTTGCATTGACGTAACTGAAATTCTGAAATTGAAGGAAGAAAAAATGTACAGTGGCCAGTGAAGTCCTCGCCggatgcatttgttatattacgtaCCAGTAGGGTTGCAACGCAGACAAGTTTGCGGGATAATTTACTGTAGCAATTGAACTACATATGCCTAAAAAGTAGATCCAAAAAATCAGGAAGGcaaagaagaaaaacttgctttgCGGGACACGCGGACGCGCCACCCTGCCACCCTATGTACCAGCAATGTCTTAAATTGTTCACGTTGCTGATGATGGCATACCCTGGCATTGTATCTTGTCATGTTTCTTTTTCAGTTCATTCGAAGTAAAAGTTTCTTCTTCAGTTAATTAAGCATAAAAAAGTACCTCCTGAGTTATTTATAAGATATTCATGATTCTCCCAACGTTATGATCTGTCCTTACTTGCTTCAAACCTGCTAGAAAGCTTTGTTCAACCTTCCATGCATAAAATTATATCCATTTTTACAGTTTGTTGTATAGTCTCTTTCGGTACTGGTTAGTTTATGTGCCCCAGATCTATTTACTTTTTTTTAGGCGACACCTATTTCTTCCTTCTAGAAAGTATAAGCTTACAGAGTCGTCTTCTTTTCAAAAGAAAATcagagtttttatttatttttactgCTATTGTGTATTCGTTAGCACTTCCAAACAAATGATAAATCAAGAATTTGCAGTTCTCTTATAGTAAAACAAAGAACTTATAGttgtcttgcttgtatatgaacttATGCAGAGACGTCTTGCAAGTAGTGGATTGTATCTCCACTCAAACATAACAAGGTTTACATGCGTACAAGACAATCATATAATTGTCCTCTGAATGCACATGATCGGGTTGGAAAAAACTGAAAAGTTCCGCAACAGAAAGATATACTGCTCTGGAGCAACCGCAAGAAGACTCATTATTTCGAAATATCTGAACATTCGCAACGATTAATACTCTGATTCTTCATCATCCACTGACCCTGCACTTTGAGATGACTTCTCGTGGTCGTTCTCGAGCTGGCTGAAATTCCCCTTCTCCTTGATCAGCTGAGTATGATGGTGCCTGCAGAAGAGCTTGCCCTCGTGTGCGATGTAATTTGAAGGGCTGATGGTGCACCCTCCATGGCTGCATTTGAAGCAGCTCTTGTGGTACATGGTGTTATTGACAGTAACCTGCAGAATTAGTGTGGGTGTCATGATCAGAGAACAGCTATTAATGCAAACCAAAGAGGTActtatcttataaaagatcaataATTGGTTGTACAACTCAGAAATCCAGCTACATGTTGTCAAGTAAAGCAAAGTCCAGCTAAAAAGTAGtcaaaaaataataataataatggaGGTACTTAGTTGAGGCATAAGAGTACAAAATAATACCCTCTCAATTGGGTAGACTGTCTTGCTGCATCCAAAACACTTCTCTCTGGTGCCAGCAAATGAGCTCGAGACTTTAATAGCATTCTGCCAAGAATACATTCATGGTAAGCATCATCAAAATGTGGTAGTTGACAAAGAAACAAAAGAACGATAATGCTGGCTAATAACATGATGTATATTTTCCCAATATTCTGCTTATCGGTTCGTATCTGTTCTGTCCCAGATGTTaaatattatgttttgtgtggcTGTTCATCCCTGGGTTTAGCATCTATGACCATCTTCGGAAGAACAATAATGATCTATAATTAACTGGAAAGGAAGTCTGCTTTGCAAGATTTTTTTTGTAGACATTACTGCATACCTCATTATCAACATTTCTTTCTGGCTTGACAACCTTTGGAGTTCCTGAATTCAGAGAGGAGAGGAGGATGTGCTAGTCAGGCTCAAGCTTTCCCCATTACTTTCTGCATTCCAAAGGAATGAATGAGGCGAGTCAGTCCGTACCTTCAAAGCTCTTGTCCAAGCTCCCAGTCCTCTTGAAGAGCTGATCGAAGTGAGGCCTGCAGTAGAGCACTCCTTCGAACGAGTTGTAGTTGGCAAGCTGCGTCAGAGAAACACCGTCACCCCTTCGCATCGTTTCATATACATATCCAAGCAATCTCTTGCAGAAGTTCAAGAACTGGCATCTCAACGGAACATAGTGTGGCACAGGATTGGAGGAAGGGCGGTAGGGGAGTCGCAGCAGTACCTTGAGGGTTCCCTTGCAGTGGTGGCACCTGAAGCAGGCCTTGTGGTAGACGCGGTTGTCGGCGGTGAGCTTGTCGACGAGGTACACCGTCTTGTCGCAGGCGTTGCACTTGGTGGTGGTTCCCTGGAAGGAAGTCGCCATTGCCTTCTACTCTTCACTCTCGATCTGctgcagagagagagagaaggagagCAAGTGCCACTGATATGGTGTGTGTCCCAACAACACTAGCTCCCAAGATGTCTTGGGGTCAGTGATGGCTATATGGGAGCGGCGTGGCGTGGTTGGTGGTGGCCTGCAGCTGCAGGTATTGCTGCCGCGAGGAGGAGCAGGACAGCTCGGGAATATTGGCTCACAACGAGGGGGAGAGGACCCGAAAGGAAAAGGTAGTGGTGGTTGTGGAAAATTTTGCGGAGGGGCTAAGCAAAATCCAGCACAAGTGTAGCAGGGCTACTATGATGGGGATGACTGACGATGAGGTGTCAAGGGAGAGAGCTGTCGGCAAGTGACAATCATTTGAGCgaaagagtgtgtgtgtgtgcgcgAGAGAGATTCAGAATGTCTCCTGTTTCGCTGCAAGAGGAACAGGAGAATGCAGTTGGGATGAAAGGTAAATGGCAGCTGATTTCCATTCTTTGGGTGTTTGAGAGGGAGCTAAAGCTTATTGGTTTATGTTCTTCTCACTGTCTAGTGTAATCGCTTTGAGGATCCCTGATCGAAACGTGCTGCCAGCAAACCATATGGACTGGCTCAACCAAGGCTCAGTCGACAGTCGGTGGATCTGCATTCTGCACCGCAGCCTTGCTTGTTCACAGCCTGAAGTTGCTTCTTGTGCAAGTGCAAGCATGTCATTTTGGCAACGTTTGTAGCCAGGTTGCTTCTAGTGAAAGCAGGCACAGAAGCCAAATTGCTTTAATTTATTTTCTTGTGTGAACTCTCCATTTCAAGTCTCTGTATAATTCGTCCTaactgttatattgtgatccaaattccaagaagaggctaacttctgacgagcggagcgaggcccgtcgccggtaggcttgggcCGAGCGAAGCGAGTCTGAAGTTAGCCCACACCGAGGCCCAGCAGGTGCACCTGGGGGGTGCGGGGGGCGAAGCCCcccgcggtacggatcgttgccaccgtctatatattttccctgtaagccgccgctagggttttgtcggatcattgtacacccacggcgtttgtaaacaccaccgaaatagtgaagttttgctggctggcgcccgtggtttttcccttgtatgttgcaagggttttccacgttaaaatctcgtgtcccctgcagtgttttacttttcgttcttcgtttattgtgcatctcatttataacaagtggtatcagagcccgtgttctttggatctagggtttacgagatgtcgtcactgaagttcgatctaccgcagctggactacaccacgagatttgctttgtggcaagtgaagatgagggcgattctcgcccaatcttcagatctggatgaagcgatcgatgctttcggcgagaaagcgaaggatacctggaccgatgcggagaagcggaaagaccgtaaggctttatcgttgattcaactccatctgtccaataatattctgcaggaagtgttgcaggagaaaaccaccgccgagttatgggtcaaactagaggagatctgtttgtccaaggatctcacgggcagattgcacgtgaagatgaagctgttctcgcataagttgcaagagggaggttcggtaatgaatcacctatcttcctggaaagagattgtttctgatttgcagtctatagaagttaagtatgaggatgaggatttaggtcttcttcttttatgctcgctgcctaattctttcagtaattttcgtgacaccatattattgagccgcgacaaactaactctcgcggaagtttatgatgctctccaacaaaaggagaaaatgaaatctatggtgcgAGCTGAAAGTTCGTCCTCCAAGGCGGAGGCATTAGAGGTCCGTGGCGGGCCCGAGCGGCGAGATAACTACTACCACAACAACAAGAGATAAGAGCAAgggcgacagaggtcgctcaaagtccaaacgacgtgacaagttctgcaggtattgtaagaaatctagccacaatattgatgattgttggaagctgcagaacaaggagaaaaggaacggaacttaccaaccgaaaaataaTGATGGTAATGGTAAGGCTGCCGTTGTCACCGGTAAGGGTGAGGCTGCTGTTGTTCTTTGGTAATGATAGTTCTCGATGGAGATTGCTTAGCTGTCTTGGTGCATGTGTTTCACGTGATGATGAATGGATTCTTGATAccgcatgttcgtttcatatttgccgtaacaaagattggttcagttcttatgagtctcaggcagagtggagattttgtgcgtgtggggaatgacaaccagtgcagcattgttggcattggttctgttcagatcaagacccatgatgggatgacacgcacgttgacaggagtgaaacacataccctccatggcgaggaatttgatctctttgagtacccttgattgtgacgggtacaagtacaaaggtgggaacaaacttttgaaggtatcatcaggttctctcattattatgattggtgatatgaattctgcgaaattatatgtccttagaggtagcactttgcacagtattgctgctgctgttagttctgatgaatctagtaagactaacctttggcataagcgtcttggacatatgagtgagcttggcatggcagaattgacaaagagagagctaattgatggctgcgattttggtaagcttgagtt encodes:
- the LOC127299459 gene encoding LIM domain-containing protein WLIM1, whose product is MATSFQGTTTKCNACDKTVYLVDKLTADNRVYHKACFRCHHCKGTLKLANYNSFEGVLYCRPHFDQLFKRTGSLDKSFEGTPKVVKPERNVDNENAIKVSSSFAGTREKCFGCSKTVYPIERVTVNNTMYHKSCFKCSHGGCTISPSNYIAHEGKLFCRHHHTQLIKEKGNFSQLENDHEKSSQSAGSVDDEESEY